Proteins from a genomic interval of Planococcus sp. MSAK28401:
- a CDS encoding phosphoadenosine phosphosulfate reductase domain-containing protein, whose amino-acid sequence MINVVSFSGGRTSAYLLWLMEQKRRAGKDVHYVFMDTGCEHPMTYRFVREVVKFWDIPLTVLQVDINPELGQPNGYTVWEPKDIQTRMPVLKPFIDMVKKYGTPYVGGAFCTDRLKLVPFTKYCDDHFGRGNYTTWIGIRADEPKRLKPKPGIRYL is encoded by the coding sequence ATGATAAATGTCGTTAGTTTCTCCGGTGGCAGGACGTCAGCATATTTGCTCTGGCTAATGGAGCAAAAGCGACGGGCAGGTAAAGACGTGCATTACGTTTTCATGGATACAGGTTGTGAACATCCAATGACATATCGGTTTGTCAGGGAAGTTGTGAAGTTCTGGGATATACCGCTCACCGTATTGCAGGTTGATATCAACCCGGAGCTTGGACAGCCAAATGGTTATACGGTATGGGAACCAAAGGATATTCAGACGCGAATGCCTGTTCTGAAGCCATTTATCGATATGGTAAAGAAATATGGCACTCCATACGTCGGCGGCGCGTTCTGCACTGACAGATTAAAACTCGTTCCCTTCACCAAATACTGTGATGACCATTTCGGGCGAGGGAATTACACCACGTGGATTGGCATCAGAGCTGATGAACCGAAGCGGCTAAAGCCAAAGCCTGGAATCAGATATCTT
- a CDS encoding recombination protein NinB — MKKLTFEIRSPAHQQNAIHAVQQILPDPTKPIVVTIQERNRSLDQNRKLWACLGDVSRQVEWHGRWLDAESWKCVFTAALKQQDVVPNLAGNGFVVIGQSTSRMRVGEFAELLELIQAFGTERGVKWSDEARLALEWKARWGDRAA, encoded by the coding sequence ATGAAAAAACTAACCTTTGAAATTCGATCTCCAGCACATCAGCAAAACGCTATTCACGCAGTACAGCAAATCCTTCCAGACCCAACCAAACCAATCGTAGTAACCATTCAGGAACGCAACCGCAGCTTAGACCAAAACAGGAAGCTATGGGCCTGCTTAGGTGACGTCTCTCGTCAGGTTGAATGGCATGGTCGCTGGCTGGATGCAGAAAGCTGGAAGTGTGTGTTTACCGCAGCATTAAAGCAGCAGGATGTTGTTCCTAACCTTGCCGGGAATGGCTTTGTGGTAATAGGCCAGTCAACCAGCAGGATGCGTGTAGGCGAATTTGCGGAGCTATTAGAGCTTATACAGGCATTCGGTACAGAGCGTGGCGTTAAGTGGTCAGACGAAGCGAGACTGGCTCTGGAGTGGAAAGCGAGATGGGGAGACAGGGCTGCATGA
- a CDS encoding protein ren → MTGKEAIIHYLGTHNSFCAPDVAALTGATVTSINQAAAKMARAGLLVIEGKVWRTVYYRFATREEREGKMSTNLVFKECRQSAAMKRVLAVYGVKR, encoded by the coding sequence ATGACGGGCAAAGAGGCAATTATTCATTACCTGGGGACGCATAATAGCTTCTGTGCGCCGGACGTTGCCGCGCTAACAGGCGCAACAGTAACCAGCATAAATCAGGCCGCGGCTAAAATGGCACGGGCAGGTCTTCTGGTTATCGAAGGTAAGGTCTGGCGAACGGTGTATTACCGGTTTGCTACCAGGGAAGAACGGGAAGGAAAGATGAGCACGAACCTGGTTTTTAAGGAGTGTCGCCAGAGTGCCGCGATGAAACGGGTATTGGCGGTATATGGAGTTAAAAGATGA
- a CDS encoding replication protein P: MKNIAAQMVNFDREQMRRIANNMPEQYDEKPQVQQVAQIINGVFSQLLATFPASLANRDQNEVNEIRRQWVLAFRENGITTMEQVNAGMRVARRQNRPFLPSPGQFVAWCREEASVTAGLPNVSELVDMVYEYCRKRGLYPDAESYPWKSNAHYWLVTNLYQNMRANALTDAELRRKAADELVHMTARINRGEAIPEPVKQLPVMGGRPLNRAQALAKIAEIKAKFGLKGASV; the protein is encoded by the coding sequence ATGAAAAACATCGCCGCACAGATGGTTAACTTTGACCGTGAGCAGATGCGTCGGATCGCCAACAACATGCCGGAACAGTACGACGAAAAGCCGCAGGTACAGCAGGTAGCGCAGATCATCAACGGTGTGTTCAGCCAGTTACTGGCAACTTTCCCGGCGAGCCTGGCTAACCGTGACCAGAACGAAGTGAACGAAATCCGTCGCCAGTGGGTTCTGGCTTTTCGGGAAAACGGGATCACCACGATGGAACAGGTTAACGCAGGAATGCGCGTAGCCCGTCGGCAGAATCGACCATTTCTGCCATCACCCGGGCAGTTTGTTGCATGGTGCCGGGAAGAAGCATCCGTTACCGCCGGACTGCCAAACGTCAGCGAGCTGGTTGATATGGTTTACGAGTATTGCCGGAAGCGAGGCCTGTATCCGGATGCGGAGTCTTATCCGTGGAAATCAAACGCGCACTACTGGCTGGTTACCAACCTGTATCAGAACATGCGGGCCAATGCGCTTACTGATGCGGAATTACGCCGTAAGGCCGCAGATGAGCTTGTCCATATGACTGCGAGAATTAACCGTGGTGAGGCGATCCCTGAACCAGTAAAACAACTTCCTGTCATGGGCGGTAGACCTCTAAATCGTGCACAGGCTCTGGCGAAGATCGCAGAAATCAAAGCTAAGTTCGGACTGAAAGGAGCAAGTGTATGA
- a CDS encoding replication protein: protein MTNTAKILNFGRGNFAGQERNVADLDDGYARLSNMLLEAYSGADLTKRQFKVLLAILRKTYGWNKPMDRITDSQLSEITKLPVKRCNEAKLELVRMNIIKQQGGMFGPNKNISEWCIPQNEGKSPKTRDKTSLKLGDCYPSKQGDTKDTITKEKRKDYSSENSGESSDQPENDLSVVKPDAAIQSGSKWGTAEDLTAAEWMFDMVKTIAPSARKPNFAGWANDIRLMRERDGRNHRDMCVLFRWACQDNFWSGNVLSPAKLRDKWTQLEINRNKQQAGVTASKPKLDLTNTDWIYGVDL from the coding sequence ATGACAAATACAGCAAAAATACTCAACTTCGGCAGAGGTAACTTTGCCGGACAGGAGCGTAATGTGGCAGATCTCGATGATGGTTACGCCAGACTATCAAATATGCTGCTTGAGGCTTATTCGGGCGCAGATCTGACCAAGCGACAGTTTAAAGTGCTGCTTGCCATTCTGCGTAAAACCTATGGGTGGAATAAACCAATGGACAGAATCACCGATTCTCAACTTAGCGAGATTACAAAGTTACCTGTCAAACGGTGCAATGAAGCCAAGTTAGAACTCGTCAGAATGAATATTATCAAGCAGCAAGGCGGCATGTTTGGACCAAATAAAAACATCTCAGAATGGTGCATCCCTCAAAACGAGGGAAAATCCCCTAAAACGAGGGATAAAACATCCCTCAAATTGGGGGATTGCTATCCCTCAAAACAGGGGGACACAAAAGACACTATTACAAAAGAAAAAAGAAAAGATTATTCGTCAGAGAATTCTGGCGAATCCTCTGACCAGCCAGAAAACGACCTTTCTGTGGTGAAACCGGATGCTGCAATTCAGAGCGGCAGCAAGTGGGGGACAGCAGAAGACCTGACCGCCGCAGAGTGGATGTTTGACATGGTGAAGACTATCGCACCATCAGCCAGAAAACCGAATTTTGCTGGGTGGGCTAACGATATCCGCCTGATGCGTGAACGTGACGGACGTAACCACCGCGACATGTGTGTGCTGTTCCGCTGGGCATGCCAGGACAACTTCTGGTCCGGTAACGTGCTGAGCCCGGCCAAACTCCGCGATAAGTGGACCCAACTCGAAATCAACCGTAACAAGCAACAGGCAGGCGTGACAGCCAGCAAACCAAAACTCGACCTGACAAACACAGACTGGATTTACGGGGTGGATCTATGA
- a CDS encoding lambda phage CII family protein gives MVRANKRNEALRIESALLNKIAMLGTEKTAEAVGVDKSQISRWKRDWIPKFSMLLAVLEWGVVDDDMARLARQVAAILTNKKRPAATERSEQIQMEF, from the coding sequence ATGGTTCGTGCAAACAAACGCAACGAGGCTCTACGAATCGAGAGTGCGTTGCTTAACAAAATCGCAATGCTTGGAACTGAGAAGACAGCGGAAGCTGTGGGCGTTGATAAGTCGCAGATCAGCAGGTGGAAGAGGGACTGGATTCCAAAGTTCTCAATGCTGCTTGCTGTTCTTGAATGGGGGGTCGTTGACGACGACATGGCTCGATTGGCGCGACAAGTTGCTGCGATTCTCACCAATAAAAAACGCCCGGCGGCAACCGAGCGTTCTGAACAAATCCAGATGGAGTTCTGA
- a CDS encoding Cro/CI family transcriptional regulator translates to MEQRITLKDYAMRFGQTKTAKDLGVYQSAINKAIHAGRKIFLTINADGSVYAEEVKPFPSNKKTTA, encoded by the coding sequence ATGGAACAACGCATAACCCTGAAAGATTATGCAATGCGCTTTGGGCAAACCAAGACAGCTAAAGATCTCGGCGTATATCAAAGCGCGATCAACAAGGCCATTCATGCAGGCCGAAAGATTTTTTTAACTATAAACGCTGATGGAAGCGTTTATGCGGAAGAGGTAAAGCCCTTCCCGAGTAACAAAAAAACAACAGCATAA
- a CDS encoding LexA family protein, giving the protein MSTKKKPLTQEQLEDARRLKAIYEKKKNELGLSQESVADKMGMGQSGVGALFNGINALNAYNAALLTKILKVSVEEFSPSIAREIYEMYEAVSMQPSLRSEYEYPVFSHVQAGMFSPKLRTFTKGDAERWVSTTKKASDSAFWLEVEGNSMTAPTGSKPSFPDGMLILVDPEQAVEPGDFCIARLGGDEFTFKKLIRDSGQVFLQPLNPQYPMIPCNESCSVVGKVIASQWPEETFG; this is encoded by the coding sequence ATGAGCACAAAAAAGAAACCATTAACACAAGAGCAGCTTGAGGACGCACGTCGCCTTAAAGCAATTTATGAAAAAAAGAAAAATGAACTTGGCTTATCCCAGGAATCTGTCGCAGACAAGATGGGGATGGGGCAGTCAGGCGTTGGTGCTTTATTTAATGGCATCAATGCATTAAATGCTTATAACGCCGCATTGCTTACAAAAATTCTCAAAGTTAGCGTTGAAGAATTTAGCCCTTCAATCGCCAGAGAAATCTACGAGATGTATGAAGCGGTTAGTATGCAGCCGTCACTTAGAAGTGAGTATGAGTACCCTGTTTTTTCTCATGTTCAGGCAGGGATGTTCTCACCTAAGCTTAGAACCTTTACCAAAGGTGATGCGGAGAGATGGGTAAGCACAACCAAAAAAGCCAGTGATTCTGCATTCTGGCTTGAGGTTGAAGGTAATTCCATGACCGCACCAACAGGCTCCAAGCCAAGCTTTCCTGACGGAATGTTAATTCTCGTTGACCCTGAGCAGGCTGTTGAGCCAGGTGATTTCTGCATAGCCAGACTTGGGGGTGATGAGTTTACCTTCAAGAAACTGATCAGGGATAGCGGTCAGGTGTTTTTACAACCACTAAACCCACAGTACCCAATGATCCCATGCAATGAGAGTTGTTCCGTTGTGGGGAAAGTTATCGCTAGTCAGTGGCCTGAAGAGACGTTTGGCTGA
- a CDS encoding protein rexA: MKNGFYATYRSKNKGKDKRSINLSVFLNSLLADNHHLQVGSNYLYIHKIDGKTFLFTKTNDKSLVQKINRSKASVEDIKNSLADDESLGFPSFLFVEGDTIGFARTVFGPTTSDLTDFLIGKGMSLSSGERVQIEPLMRGTTKDDVMHMHFIGRTTVKVEAKLPVFGDILKVLGATDIEGELFDSLDIVIKPKFKRDIKKVAKDIIFNPSPQFSDISLRAKDEAGDILTEHYLSEKGHLSAPLNKVTNAEIAEEMAYCYARMKSDILECFKRQVGKVKD; the protein is encoded by the coding sequence ATGAAGAATGGTTTTTATGCGACTTACCGCAGCAAAAATAAAGGGAAAGATAAGCGCTCAATAAACCTGTCTGTTTTCCTTAATTCTCTGCTGGCTGATAATCATCACCTGCAGGTTGGCTCCAATTATTTGTATATTCATAAAATCGATGGAAAAACTTTTCTCTTTACCAAAACAAATGACAAGAGTCTGGTTCAGAAGATAAATCGCTCTAAAGCTTCAGTTGAAGATATTAAGAACAGCCTCGCAGATGACGAATCATTGGGATTCCCATCTTTTTTGTTTGTTGAAGGCGACACCATTGGTTTTGCCAGAACTGTTTTCGGGCCGACCACATCCGATCTGACAGATTTTTTAATCGGGAAAGGAATGTCATTAAGCAGTGGAGAGCGCGTTCAGATAGAGCCACTGATGAGGGGAACCACCAAAGACGATGTTATGCATATGCATTTCATCGGCCGAACAACGGTGAAGGTAGAAGCCAAGCTACCTGTATTTGGCGATATATTAAAGGTCTTAGGGGCAACAGATATTGAAGGGGAGCTTTTTGACTCATTGGATATAGTCATTAAGCCAAAATTTAAAAGGGATATAAAAAAGGTTGCCAAGGATATTATTTTTAACCCGTCACCTCAATTTTCAGACATTAGCCTGCGGGCAAAAGATGAGGCCGGAGATATTTTAACAGAACATTATCTATCAGAAAAAGGCCATCTCTCAGCGCCTCTGAACAAGGTCACCAATGCTGAGATAGCTGAAGAGATGGCATATTGCTACGCAAGAATGAAAAGTGATATACTGGAATGTTTTAAAAGGCAGGTGGGCAAAGTTAAGGATTAA
- a CDS encoding protein rexB translates to MRNRIMPGVYIVIIPYVIVSICYLLFRHYIPGVSFSAHRDGLGATLSSYAGTMIAILIAALTFLIGSRTRRLAKIREYGYMTSVVIVYALSFVELGALFFCGLLLLSSISGYMIPTIAIGIASASFIHICILVFQLYNLTREQE, encoded by the coding sequence ATGCGGAACAGAATCATGCCTGGTGTTTACATAGTAATAATTCCTTACGTTATCGTAAGCATTTGCTATCTCCTTTTCCGCCACTACATTCCTGGTGTTTCTTTTTCAGCTCATAGAGATGGTCTTGGGGCGACATTGTCATCATATGCAGGAACCATGATTGCAATCCTGATTGCTGCCTTGACGTTTCTAATCGGAAGCAGAACGCGCCGACTGGCCAAGATTAGAGAGTATGGGTATATGACATCGGTAGTTATTGTCTATGCCCTTAGTTTTGTTGAGCTTGGAGCTTTGTTTTTCTGCGGGTTATTGCTTCTTTCCAGCATAAGCGGCTACATGATACCCACTATCGCCATCGGCATTGCCTCTGCATCGTTCATTCATATATGCATCCTTGTTTTCCAACTATATAATTTGACCAGAGAACAAGAATAA
- a CDS encoding antitermination protein N — MDAQTRRRERRAEKQAQWKAANPLLVGVSAKPVNRPILSLNRKPKSRVESALNPIDLTVLAEYHKQIESNLQRIERKNQRTWYSKPGERGITCSGRQKIKGKSIPLI, encoded by the coding sequence ATGGATGCACAAACACGCCGCCGCGAACGTCGCGCAGAGAAACAGGCTCAATGGAAAGCAGCAAATCCCCTGTTGGTTGGGGTAAGCGCAAAACCAGTTAACCGCCCTATTCTCTCGCTGAATCGCAAACCGAAATCACGAGTAGAAAGCGCACTAAATCCGATAGACCTTACAGTGCTGGCTGAATACCACAAACAGATTGAAAGCAACCTGCAACGTATTGAGCGCAAGAATCAGCGCACATGGTACAGCAAGCCTGGCGAACGCGGCATAACATGCAGTGGACGCCAGAAAATTAAGGGAAAATCGATTCCTCTTATCTAG
- a CDS encoding superinfection exclusion B family protein, translating to MDPLVILGRVFSNEPLERTMYMIVIWVGLLLLSPDNWPEYVNERIGIPHVWHVFVFALAFSLAINVHRLSAIASARYKRFKLRKRIKMQNDKVRSVIQNLTEEQSMVLCAALNEGRKYVVTSKQFPYISELIELGVLNKTFSRWNGKHILFPIEDIYWTELVASYDPYNIEIKPRPISK from the coding sequence ATGGATCCACTCGTTATTCTCGGACGAGTGTTCAGTAATGAACCTCTGGAGAGAACCATGTATATGATCGTTATCTGGGTTGGACTTCTGCTTTTAAGCCCAGATAACTGGCCTGAATATGTTAATGAGAGAATCGGTATTCCTCATGTGTGGCATGTTTTCGTCTTTGCTCTTGCATTTTCGCTAGCAATTAATGTGCATCGATTATCAGCTATTGCCAGCGCCAGATATAAGCGATTTAAGCTAAGAAAACGCATTAAGATGCAAAACGATAAAGTGCGATCAGTAATTCAAAACCTTACAGAAGAGCAATCTATGGTTTTGTGCGCAGCCCTTAATGAAGGCAGGAAGTATGTGGTTACATCAAAACAATTCCCATACATTAGTGAGTTGATTGAGCTTGGTGTGTTGAACAAAACTTTTTCCCGATGGAATGGAAAGCATATATTATTCCCTATTGAGGATATTTACTGGACTGAATTAGTTGCCAGCTATGATCCATATAATATTGAGATAAAGCCAAGGCCAATATCTAAGTAA
- a CDS encoding antirestriction Ral family protein, translated as MTTTIDKNQWCGQFKRCNGCKLQSECMVKPEEMFPVMEDGKYVDKWAIRTTAMIARELGKQNNKAA; from the coding sequence ATGACTACGACTATTGATAAAAATCAATGGTGTGGACAATTCAAGCGATGCAATGGATGCAAGCTGCAATCGGAATGCATGGTTAAGCCTGAAGAAATGTTTCCTGTAATGGAAGATGGGAAATATGTCGATAAATGGGCAATACGAACGACGGCAATGATTGCCAGAGAACTTGGTAAACAGAACAACAAAGCTGCCTGA
- a CDS encoding DUF2528 family protein — translation MSNIKKYIIDYDWKASIEIEIDHDVMTEEKLHQINNFWSDSEYRLNKHGSVLNAVLIMLAQHALLIAISSDLNAYGVVCEFDWNDGNGQEGWPPMDGSEGIRITDIDTSGIFDSDDMTIKAA, via the coding sequence ATGTCAAACATCAAAAAATACATCATTGATTACGACTGGAAAGCATCAATAGAAATTGAAATCGACCATGACGTAATGACAGAGGAAAAACTTCACCAGATTAATAATTTCTGGTCAGACTCTGAATACCGACTCAATAAACACGGCTCTGTATTAAATGCTGTATTAATCATGCTGGCGCAACATGCTCTGCTTATAGCAATTTCAAGCGACTTAAATGCATATGGTGTTGTGTGTGAGTTCGACTGGAATGATGGAAATGGTCAGGAAGGATGGCCTCCAATGGATGGTAGCGAAGGAATAAGAATTACCGATATCGATACATCAGGAATATTTGATTCAGATGATATGACTATCAAGGCCGCCTGA
- a CDS encoding protease FtsH-inhibitory lysogeny factor CIII, with the protein MQYAIAGWPVAGCPSESLLERITRKLRDGWKRLIDILNQPGVPKNGSNTYGYPD; encoded by the coding sequence ATGCAATATGCCATTGCAGGGTGGCCTGTTGCTGGCTGCCCTTCCGAATCTTTACTTGAACGAATCACCCGTAAATTACGTGACGGATGGAAACGCCTTATCGACATACTTAATCAGCCAGGAGTCCCAAAGAATGGATCAAACACTTATGGCTATCCAGACTAA
- the kil gene encoding host cell division inhibitory peptide Kil produces the protein MAIQTKFTIATFIGDEKMFREAVDAYKKWILILKLRSSKSIH, from the coding sequence ATGGCTATCCAGACTAAATTCACTATCGCCACTTTTATTGGCGATGAAAAGATGTTTCGTGAAGCCGTCGACGCTTATAAAAAATGGATATTAATACTGAAACTGAGATCAAGCAAAAGCATTCACTAA
- a CDS encoding host-nuclease inhibitor Gam family protein, which produces MNAYYIQDRLEAQSWARHYQQLAREEKEAELADDMEKGLPQHLFESLCIDHLQRHGASKKSITRAFDDDVEFQERMAEHIRYMVETIAHHQVDIDSEV; this is translated from the coding sequence ATGAACGCTTATTACATTCAGGATCGTCTTGAGGCTCAGAGCTGGGCGCGTCACTACCAGCAGCTCGCCCGTGAAGAGAAAGAGGCAGAACTGGCAGACGACATGGAAAAAGGCCTGCCCCAGCACCTGTTTGAATCGCTATGCATCGATCATTTGCAACGCCACGGGGCCAGCAAAAAATCCATTACCCGTGCGTTTGATGACGATGTTGAGTTTCAGGAGCGCATGGCAGAACACATCCGGTACATGGTTGAAACCATTGCTCACCACCAGGTTGATATTGATTCAGAGGTATAA
- the bet gene encoding phage recombination protein Bet, protein MSTALATLAGKLAERVGMDSVDPQELITTLRQTAFKGDASDAQFIALLIVANQYGLNPWTKEIYAFPDKQNGIVPVVGVDGWSRIINENQQFDGMDFEQDNESCTCRIYRKDRNHPICVTEWMDECRREPFKTREGREITGPWQSHPKRMLRHKAMIQCARLAFGFAGIYDKDEAERIVENTAYTAERQPERDITPVNDETMQEINTLLIALDKTWDDDLLPLCSQIFRRDIRASSELTQAEAVKALGFLKQKAAEQKVAA, encoded by the coding sequence ATGAGTACTGCACTCGCAACGCTGGCTGGGAAGCTGGCTGAACGTGTCGGCATGGATTCTGTCGACCCACAGGAACTGATCACCACTCTTCGCCAGACGGCATTTAAAGGTGATGCCAGCGATGCGCAGTTCATCGCATTACTGATCGTTGCCAACCAGTACGGCCTTAATCCGTGGACGAAAGAAATTTACGCCTTTCCTGATAAGCAGAATGGCATCGTTCCGGTGGTGGGCGTTGATGGCTGGTCCCGCATCATCAATGAAAACCAGCAGTTTGATGGCATGGACTTTGAGCAGGACAATGAATCCTGTACATGCCGGATTTACCGCAAGGACCGTAATCATCCGATCTGCGTTACCGAATGGATGGATGAATGCCGCCGCGAACCATTCAAAACTCGCGAAGGCAGAGAAATCACGGGGCCGTGGCAGTCGCATCCCAAACGGATGTTACGTCATAAAGCCATGATTCAGTGTGCCCGTCTGGCCTTCGGATTTGCTGGTATCTATGACAAGGATGAAGCCGAGCGCATTGTCGAAAATACTGCATACACTGCAGAACGTCAGCCGGAACGCGACATCACTCCGGTTAACGATGAAACCATGCAGGAGATTAACACTCTGCTGATCGCCCTGGATAAAACATGGGATGACGACTTATTGCCGCTCTGTTCCCAGATATTTCGCCGCGACATTCGTGCATCGTCAGAACTGACACAGGCCGAAGCAGTAAAAGCTCTTGGATTCCTGAAACAGAAAGCCGCAGAGCAGAAGGTGGCAGCATGA
- a CDS encoding lambda exonuclease family protein, whose translation MTPDIILQRTGIDVRAVEQGDDAWHKLRLGVITASEVHNVIAKPRSGKKWPDMKMSYFHTLLAEVCTGVAPEVNAKALAWGKQYENDARTLFEFTSGVNVTESPIIYRDESMRTACSPDGLCSDGNGLELKCPFTSRDFMKFRLGGFEAIKSAYMAQVQYSMWVTRKNAWYFANYDPRMKREGLHYVVIERDEKYMASFDEIVPEFIEKMDEALAEIGFVFGEQWR comes from the coding sequence ATGACACCGGACATTATCCTGCAGCGTACCGGGATCGATGTGAGAGCTGTCGAACAGGGGGATGATGCGTGGCACAAATTACGGCTCGGCGTCATCACCGCTTCAGAAGTTCACAACGTGATAGCAAAACCCCGCTCCGGAAAGAAGTGGCCTGACATGAAAATGTCCTACTTCCACACCCTGCTTGCTGAGGTTTGCACCGGTGTGGCTCCGGAAGTTAACGCTAAAGCACTGGCCTGGGGAAAACAGTACGAGAACGACGCCAGAACCCTGTTTGAATTCACTTCCGGCGTGAATGTTACTGAATCCCCGATCATCTATCGCGACGAAAGTATGCGTACCGCCTGCTCTCCCGATGGTTTATGCAGTGACGGCAACGGCCTTGAACTGAAATGCCCGTTTACCTCCCGGGATTTCATGAAGTTCCGGCTCGGTGGTTTCGAGGCCATAAAGTCAGCTTACATGGCCCAGGTGCAGTACAGCATGTGGGTGACGCGAAAAAATGCCTGGTACTTTGCCAACTATGACCCGCGTATGAAGCGTGAAGGCCTGCATTATGTCGTGATTGAGCGGGATGAAAAGTACATGGCGAGTTTTGACGAGATCGTGCCGGAGTTCATCGAAAAAATGGACGAGGCACTGGCTGAAATTGGTTTTGTATTTGGGGAGCAATGGCGATGA
- a CDS encoding DUF1317 domain-containing protein, whose amino-acid sequence MTHPHDNIRVGAITFVYSVTKRGWVFPGLSVIRNPLKAQRLAEEINNKRGAVCTKHLLLS is encoded by the coding sequence ATGACGCATCCTCACGATAATATCCGGGTAGGCGCAATCACTTTCGTCTACTCCGTTACAAAGCGAGGCTGGGTATTTCCCGGCCTTTCTGTTATCCGAAATCCACTGAAAGCACAGCGGCTGGCTGAGGAGATAAATAATAAACGAGGGGCTGTATGCACAAAGCATCTTCTGTTGAGTTAA
- a CDS encoding DUF1382 family protein yields MHKASSVELRTSIEMAHSLAQIGIRFVPIPVETDEEFHTLAASLSQKLEMMVAKAEADERNQV; encoded by the coding sequence ATGCACAAAGCATCTTCTGTTGAGTTAAGAACGAGTATCGAGATGGCACATAGCCTTGCTCAAATTGGAATCAGGTTTGTGCCAATACCAGTAGAAACAGACGAAGAATTTCATACGTTAGCCGCATCCCTTTCACAAAAGCTGGAAATGATGGTGGCGAAAGCAGAAGCAGATGAGAGAAACCAGGTATGA
- a CDS encoding TraR/DksA family transcriptional regulator: MADIIDSASEIEELQRNTAIKMRRLNHQAISATHCCECGDPIDERRRLVVQGCRTCASCQEDLELISKQRGSK; the protein is encoded by the coding sequence ATGGCAGACATCATTGATTCAGCATCAGAAATAGAAGAATTACAGCGCAACACAGCAATAAAAATGCGCCGCCTGAACCACCAGGCTATATCTGCCACTCATTGTTGTGAGTGTGGCGATCCGATAGATGAACGAAGACGCCTGGTCGTTCAGGGTTGTCGGACTTGTGCAAGTTGCCAGGAGGATCTGGAACTTATCAGTAAACAGAGAGGTTCGAAGTGA